One stretch of Methanosphaera sp. WGK6 DNA includes these proteins:
- a CDS encoding pantoate kinase — protein sequence MINEIKVFVPAHITGFFEIIPNNNPYLKGSKGAGITLDDGVITHTKISDGTGNINIYTNNKKEVLNTISLKTIEIIKKKYNLNLSSYDITINHESKLPISAGFGTSAGFALGISFTLPVLLGINITYKQAGEIAHLAEISQSSGLGDVISEIYGGCVIRLKEGAPSYGVIDKIPITRPIYVITKTIGLLETSEIIENPLHQKRINKSGSILLKRILTNPHITNFIKLSRIFANDTQLINSELQEILEILDEESIGSSMAMLGNTAFALSYTPDTSIEKTNITKINTTGIKYLQK from the coding sequence ATGATTAATGAAATTAAAGTATTTGTACCTGCACATATTACAGGTTTTTTTGAAATTATTCCAAACAATAATCCCTATTTAAAAGGATCAAAAGGTGCTGGTATTACATTAGATGATGGTGTTATAACCCATACAAAAATTAGTGATGGAACTGGAAATATTAATATATATACAAATAATAAGAAAGAAGTTTTAAATACAATAAGTTTAAAAACTATTGAAATTATTAAGAAGAAATATAACTTAAATTTATCTTCATATGATATTACTATTAATCATGAAAGTAAATTACCAATTAGTGCAGGATTTGGAACTAGTGCTGGTTTTGCATTAGGTATTAGTTTTACATTACCTGTATTACTTGGAATTAATATTACATATAAACAAGCAGGTGAAATAGCCCATCTTGCTGAAATATCACAATCAAGTGGATTAGGTGATGTGATATCTGAAATTTATGGAGGTTGTGTCATTAGATTAAAAGAAGGTGCACCATCATATGGAGTAATTGATAAAATTCCAATCACCCGCCCTATATATGTTATAACTAAAACTATTGGTTTACTTGAAACTAGTGAAATTATTGAAAATCCCCTTCATCAAAAACGTATAAATAAAAGTGGAAGTATTTTACTGAAAAGAATTTTAACAAATCCACACATCACTAATTTCATTAAATTATCAAGAATATTTGCCAACGACACACAACTAATAAACTCAGAACTACAAGAAATTTTAGAAATATTAGATGAAGAAAGCATAGGTTCATCCATGGCTATGTTAGGTAATACTGCATTTGCATTATCTTATACACCAGATACA
- a CDS encoding histidinol phosphate phosphatase domain-containing protein, whose translation MSENKRIDLHTHSIFSDGELLPSELVRRADVLDHKAIAITDHVDASNIEVAAQIAKAANDIRDYWDIDVIPGVEITHTPPEVIDKLANKARKYGAEIVVVHGETPVEPVKEGTNKMAAESPSVDIIGHPGLITADEVEIAIDNDVSLEISARGGHCLGNGHVAKLGLELGANLIVDTDTHAPGDLITYGLAEVVAKGASIPEKEVSKVLKDNPEKILKKHGLL comes from the coding sequence ATGTCTGAAAATAAAAGAATAGATTTACATACTCATAGTATTTTTAGTGATGGTGAATTATTACCATCTGAATTAGTGAGAAGAGCTGATGTTTTAGATCATAAAGCAATAGCAATAACGGATCATGTTGATGCATCAAATATAGAAGTAGCAGCTCAAATAGCAAAAGCAGCAAATGATATAAGAGATTATTGGGATATTGATGTGATACCTGGGGTAGAAATTACACATACACCTCCTGAAGTAATTGATAAACTAGCAAATAAAGCAAGGAAGTATGGTGCTGAAATAGTTGTGGTTCATGGTGAAACACCAGTGGAGCCAGTAAAAGAAGGAACAAATAAAATGGCTGCAGAATCACCGTCTGTAGATATTATTGGACATCCTGGATTAATTACAGCTGATGAGGTAGAAATAGCAATAGACAATGATGTTTCTTTAGAAATAAGTGCTAGGGGTGGGCATTGTCTTGGTAATGGGCATGTAGCAAAATTAGGTTTAGAATTAGGAGCAAATCTTATTGTAGATACAGATACACATGCACCAGGGGATTTAATTACTTATGGATTAGCAGAAGTTGTAGCAAAAGGTGCTTCAATTCCTGAAAAAGAAGTTTCAAAAGTATTGAAAGATAATCCAGAAAAAATCCTTAAAAAACATGGATTATTATAA
- a CDS encoding 2,5-diamino-6-(ribosylamino)-4(3H)-pyrimidinone 5'-phosphate reductase: MKPYVLLNSAMTVDGKIATENSSMKISGKNDLIRVHQLRKKYDGIMVGINTVIVDNPKLTIHKIPSEKTDNPVRIIIDSNARTPLNSKILDNQAETIIIASQKAPLERIRKLEEKCTIIISGTNSVDLKQALNKLYKLNIKSILLEGGSTLNFSMFKEELIDEVSICIGSKILGGSNSKTLVDGLGFNKNNCVELNLKSYTLIDKDILLKYTVQYK; the protein is encoded by the coding sequence TTGAAACCTTATGTTCTATTAAATTCTGCTATGACTGTTGATGGTAAAATTGCAACTGAAAATAGTTCCATGAAAATTTCTGGTAAAAATGATTTGATTCGTGTACATCAATTACGTAAAAAATATGATGGGATAATGGTTGGTATAAATACTGTCATAGTAGATAATCCTAAATTAACAATCCATAAAATACCTTCTGAAAAAACAGACAATCCTGTCAGAATTATAATAGATAGTAATGCAAGAACCCCCCTTAATTCAAAAATATTAGACAATCAAGCTGAAACTATTATCATAGCATCTCAAAAAGCACCATTAGAAAGAATTAGAAAATTAGAAGAAAAATGTACTATTATAATATCAGGTACCAATTCTGTAGATTTAAAACAAGCACTAAATAAACTTTATAAATTAAATATAAAAAGCATTTTATTAGAAGGAGGTTCTACCCTCAATTTTTCAATGTTTAAAGAAGAATTAATAGATGAAGTATCTATCTGTATTGGTTCTAAAATTCTTGGAGGTTCTAATTCAAAAACATTAGTTGATGGTTTAGGTTTTAATAAGAACAACTGTGTTGAGTTAAATCTAAAATCATATACTCTTATTGATAAAGATATATTATTAAAATATACGGTACAATACAAATAA
- a CDS encoding TatD family hydrolase — protein MIDAHCHLNFPIFDNTRDEIIKNTKPEFKFLIDSGASYESNERSLTLSQSDKNFIKTTMGYHPEYTGKDNKETINKTINQIIDNLDNIQAIGEIGLDFSKERSENELKRQHTVFEKLLTIATEHDMPIVLHVRNAEQHALDIVKKYTEIPNVIFHCFSGTKETAMEAVDYGYYISFATNALFSKKHKKNIKKVPLENMLTETDSPYLSPIKEENNQPLNIRKTIERIERTKNIDFIDIEKQTEQNAKTVYNL, from the coding sequence ATGATAGATGCACATTGTCATTTAAACTTCCCCATTTTTGATAATACACGAGATGAAATAATTAAAAATACAAAACCCGAATTTAAATTTTTAATTGATTCCGGAGCTAGTTATGAAAGTAATGAACGATCACTAACATTATCCCAATCAGATAAGAACTTTATAAAAACAACTATGGGGTATCATCCAGAATATACTGGAAAAGACAATAAAGAAACTATTAATAAAACAATAAATCAAATTATTGATAATTTAGACAATATACAAGCTATTGGAGAAATAGGTCTTGATTTTTCAAAAGAACGTTCAGAAAATGAACTTAAAAGACAACATACTGTTTTTGAAAAACTTTTAACTATTGCAACAGAACATGATATGCCTATTGTATTACATGTACGTAATGCAGAACAACATGCCTTAGATATTGTAAAAAAATATACTGAAATTCCAAATGTCATTTTCCATTGTTTTAGTGGAACAAAAGAAACCGCAATGGAAGCTGTAGATTATGGATATTACATATCATTTGCAACTAATGCTCTTTTTTCAAAAAAACATAAAAAGAATATAAAAAAGGTACCTCTTGAAAATATGTTAACTGAAACAGATAGTCCTTATTTATCCCCAATAAAAGAAGAAAATAATCAACCATTAAATATTAGGAAAACAATCGAACGTATTGAACGTACCAAGAATATTGATTTTATAGATATTGAAAAACAAACAGAACAGAATGCTAAAACAGTGTATAATTTATAA
- the uppS gene encoding polyprenyl diphosphate synthase translates to MMLLQPLYSLYEWYISRNLDKTKMPKHVAIIMDGNRRYSKIQGNMNAIEGHRRGVDTLENVLEWCIDLGIDIVTVYAFSTENFNRTEKEVSDLMDLFVESFLSISTNKKIHKNKVRLKAVGKLDLFPEKVRDAIKNAEESTKEYKDRLVNIAMGYDGRVEIVDAFKKIARDVKKGKIDPDDITEELINNNLYTAGLEDPNLVIRTSGEERLSGFLLWQSSYSELYFTDSLWPELRKVDFLRAIRSYTERQRRFGR, encoded by the coding sequence ATGATGTTACTACAACCATTATATTCCTTATATGAATGGTATATCTCCAGAAATCTAGATAAAACTAAAATGCCAAAACATGTGGCAATAATCATGGATGGAAATAGACGATATTCAAAAATACAAGGAAATATGAATGCTATAGAAGGACATAGAAGAGGAGTTGATACTCTAGAAAATGTCCTAGAATGGTGTATAGATTTAGGTATAGATATAGTAACAGTATATGCTTTTTCAACAGAAAACTTCAATCGAACAGAAAAAGAAGTATCTGATTTAATGGATTTGTTTGTTGAAAGTTTTTTGAGTATTAGTACAAATAAAAAAATTCATAAAAATAAAGTACGTCTTAAAGCTGTGGGAAAATTAGATTTATTTCCTGAAAAAGTTAGAGATGCTATTAAAAATGCTGAAGAATCCACTAAAGAATACAAAGATAGATTAGTTAATATTGCTATGGGTTATGATGGCAGAGTTGAAATTGTAGATGCATTTAAAAAAATAGCAAGAGATGTTAAAAAAGGTAAAATAGATCCAGATGATATCACAGAAGAATTAATAAATAACAATTTATATACAGCTGGATTAGAAGACCCTAATCTTGTAATTCGTACAAGTGGAGAGGAACGTTTAAGTGGATTTTTATTATGGCAATCATCTTATTCAGAACTATATTTCACAGATAGTTTATGGCCAGAATTAAGAAAAGTAGATTTTTTAAGAGCAATAAGATCTTACACAGAACGACAAAGAAGATTTGGAAGATAA
- the mtxX gene encoding methanogenesis marker protein Mmp4/MtxX, with amino-acid sequence MKIAIGLGKNKNVLEAIKQFSFDFEIAETNEDLIKYIHDPTIDGVIRGSLESSVIKELKKEYPNLFRASILEINNHKFMLTPVGIDECDTIDEKKEIIKECSKIISKTGNTPKIALISGGRKQDKGRSPKIDKTIRECDIIVEELKNDYDIKHYYILIEEAIKNQVNIIVAPDGIIGNIIFRSLVLVSGVTSYGAITLKQPNIYIDTSRSQSVQGYVNSIKLVSTIINSLKK; translated from the coding sequence ATGAAGATTGCAATCGGACTTGGAAAAAATAAAAATGTATTAGAGGCTATAAAACAATTTTCATTTGATTTTGAAATAGCAGAAACTAATGAAGATTTAATTAAATATATTCATGACCCCACTATTGATGGTGTTATAAGAGGATCACTTGAATCAAGTGTAATTAAAGAACTTAAAAAAGAATATCCTAATCTATTTCGTGCATCAATACTTGAAATTAATAATCATAAATTCATGTTAACTCCTGTTGGAATTGATGAATGTGACACTATTGATGAAAAAAAAGAAATTATAAAAGAATGTTCTAAAATTATATCAAAAACAGGCAATACTCCTAAAATAGCTCTTATTTCTGGAGGACGTAAACAAGATAAAGGTCGTAGTCCCAAAATAGATAAAACAATTCGTGAATGTGATATTATAGTAGAAGAACTTAAAAACGATTATGATATCAAACATTACTACATATTAATTGAAGAAGCCATAAAAAATCAAGTAAATATAATTGTTGCTCCTGACGGTATTATAGGAAATATAATTTTTAGAAGTTTAGTTCTAGTATCAGGTGTAACAAGTTATGGTGCAATTACCTTAAAACAGCCAAATATATATATTGACACATCACGTTCACAAAGCGTACAAGGGTATGTTAATTCAATTAAATTAGTATCCACAATTATTAATTCATTGAAAAAATGA
- the hemL gene encoding glutamate-1-semialdehyde 2,1-aminomutase: MNFDKSKKLYEEAVNYLPGGVNSPIRAYKPYPFFAKRAKGSKIYDEDGNEFIDYCLGYGPIIFGHANETIVEESIKQLQLGTDYGVPSEKEISLAKEVIKRVPSAEMVRFTNSGTEATMSAIRLARGITGRNKIIKFEGAYHGAHDAVLVKSGSGAAGKPDSPGIPEDTTKNTILVPFNDEDELTRIIKENKEEIACIIIEPIMGNIGCVPPKDDYLTFLREITEENDILLIIDEVITGFRISKGGAQKYYNVTPDLCTFGKILGGGFPIGAIAGKKEYMEQFTPSGTIYQAGTFSGNPMSINGGLTAFKILDDKFYKDLHNKGEYFRNEIRAILNKLDINYQVNGVESMTQIYFTNKEVYDYKTAQTTDTKGFLKYFHNLLENGVFIAPSQYECTFLSCAHSMEDIDKTIESIEISLKNI, translated from the coding sequence ATGAATTTCGATAAATCTAAAAAATTATACGAAGAAGCAGTGAACTATTTACCCGGAGGTGTTAATTCACCAATACGTGCATATAAACCATATCCTTTTTTTGCAAAACGTGCAAAAGGATCAAAAATATATGATGAAGATGGTAATGAATTTATAGATTATTGTTTAGGTTATGGCCCTATAATATTTGGTCATGCAAATGAAACAATTGTTGAAGAATCAATAAAACAATTACAATTAGGAACTGATTATGGAGTACCTTCTGAAAAAGAAATTTCTCTTGCAAAAGAAGTGATTAAACGTGTTCCATCTGCAGAAATGGTTCGATTTACAAATTCTGGAACTGAAGCTACCATGAGTGCCATACGCTTAGCAAGAGGAATAACTGGCCGTAATAAAATAATTAAATTTGAAGGAGCTTATCATGGAGCTCATGATGCTGTACTGGTTAAATCAGGTTCTGGAGCTGCTGGAAAGCCAGATTCTCCAGGAATTCCAGAAGACACTACAAAAAATACAATACTTGTACCATTTAATGATGAAGATGAATTAACAAGAATCATCAAAGAAAATAAAGAAGAAATTGCATGCATTATTATAGAACCCATTATGGGTAATATAGGTTGTGTTCCACCAAAAGATGATTATTTGACTTTTTTACGTGAAATAACTGAAGAAAATGATATTTTATTAATCATTGATGAAGTAATTACTGGATTCAGAATAAGTAAAGGTGGAGCTCAAAAATATTATAATGTAACACCAGATTTATGTACTTTTGGTAAAATTCTTGGTGGTGGATTCCCAATAGGTGCTATTGCAGGTAAAAAAGAATACATGGAACAATTCACTCCAAGTGGAACTATCTACCAAGCAGGTACATTTAGTGGAAATCCTATGTCAATTAATGGTGGATTAACTGCATTTAAAATATTAGATGATAAATTCTACAAAGATTTACATAATAAAGGAGAATACTTCCGTAATGAAATCAGAGCCATTTTAAATAAATTAGACATTAATTATCAAGTTAATGGTGTTGAATCTATGACTCAAATTTATTTTACAAATAAAGAAGTTTATGATTATAAAACAGCACAAACCACTGATACAAAAGGATTTTTAAAATATTTCCATAATTTATTAGAAAATGGAGTATTTATTGCACCATCCCAATATGAATGTACATTTTTATCCTGTGCACATAGTATGGAAGATATTGATAAAACTATTGAATCCATTGAAATATCTTTAAAAAATATATAA